One Pseudomonas sp. B21_DOA genomic window, CGCCAGATCCCACAGTACCGCCTGCCGACCGCCCCAGTTAAGCCACACGGTGCCGAAGAACAGCACGAACAGAACGCCGGTGCCGCTCATGCGCAAGTTGCGGAACAGGCCGGTAAAGCTGCGGGTGTGGATCTGCTTGTCAGTGGATCCGCTGGTCGCTTTCAGTGGGCGCGCGGGTACGCTTTTTATCGTTGGCGATGCTTCTACGGTTCGGACGGGGATTTGCTCGCTCATGGTCGTTCGCTCATCAGCCTCCATCAGGCCGATGCACTATGAGCGCCCATCTGTTTGCAGAACAGACTCAGGTTTGGCAATAAAAAGCGGATCAGATGAGGTTTGGCGAAATGCCTGCGACAACTTGAAGCAACCTGCCAGGCAAGGCGCAGACGCCTATTGCAGGCGTCTGCGTCGGGTGTTGATCGAGATCAATCAAACCACCGAATCACTGTCATCGGCCTTCAGATGTTTGCGCCCGTCCTTGGCCCCGGCCACGGTCAAGGCATCCGCTTCTGCTTCGGTGATGTAGGTGCGTTTGCCTTCGATGTCCACGTACGACATGGCTTTGTCGCTATCGGTCATGACTTCCAGGGTGTCGCAGATGCGGATTTCCTCGCCATGTTCGACGGTGAAAAAACACACTTTCTGCTCGGGGTTGGATTCATCGATTCGAACGGGCATGGCGGCAGTCCTTTTTCCGGTTGGGTCTGCATATTAGGAAGCGCAGCGCGCCGTTCGTTCTGCGCAACCGATTAATGGTCGCTGTTGTCCATCGCTTATCAAGCCAATAACAAGGGAGGCACGATGGAAGACTGGTGGGATGAAGTGTGGGCCACGATGCAAGCCGAATTTGCCGACATCGGCGACGCTTCGCAAATGACCCGGATCACCGTACGTCTGGTGATGGCGGCGATTCTCGGTGGGATTCTTGGTTTCGAGCGCGAACATAAAGGCAAGGCAGCGGGCGTGCGCACGCACATGCTGGTGGCGCTGGGCGCGGCGTTGTTTGTGTTGGTGCCACAGACCTCGGGGCGGAATCCGATGCGATGAGTCGCGTGCTGCAGGGTGTGATTGCCGGGATCGGCTTTCTTGGCGCCGGGACCATTCTGAAAAATCAGCAGGGCGACGAAGCTCATGTTAAAGGCCTGACCACGGCGGCAGGGCTATGGATGACGGCGGCGATCGGCGTGGCAGCGGGGCTGGGCAAGGAAGCGACGGCGTTGCTCAGTACCATTCTGGCGTTGGCGATTTTCAGTGTGATGCCGTACGTGGTGAGAA contains:
- a CDS encoding DUF3203 family protein, yielding MPVRIDESNPEQKVCFFTVEHGEEIRICDTLEVMTDSDKAMSYVDIEGKRTYITEAEADALTVAGAKDGRKHLKADDSDSVV